From a single Oncorhynchus nerka isolate Pitt River linkage group LG11, Oner_Uvic_2.0, whole genome shotgun sequence genomic region:
- the LOC115137261 gene encoding uncharacterized protein LOC115137261 isoform X3 yields the protein MSEAIHAKPDMTKKVNFDRGEMEERIVDIYVSADTLRDHETSTKTEDVEHTATNGPGDQHTEPNSTGKRPFLVAAVCLGLLCVLLLAGIIGQSVHCWNKFESCWYFVSSERKTWSESRQDCVEKGADLVIVNSREKQPQQEILDRFD from the exons ATGTCTGAGGCCATCCATGCCAAGCCAGACATGACCAAGAAAGTCAATTTTGACAGaggtgagatggaggagaggattgtGGACATCTACGTCAGTGCAGACACCCTGAGGGACCACGAGACCAGCACCAAAACAGAAGATGTAGAACACACTGCAACTAATGGACCGGGAGACCagcacacag AGCCTAATAGCACAGGGAAGAGACCCTTCTTAGTTGCTGCAGTGTGTCTGGGGCTGCTGTGTGTTCTCCTACTGGCTGGGATCATAGGCCAGTCTGTTCACT GCTGGAACAAGTTTGAATCCTGTTGGTACTTCGTCTCTTCTGAGAGAAAAACCTGGAGTGAgagcagacaggactgtgtggagaAAGGAGCAGACCTGGTGATCGTAAacagcagagagaaacag CCTCAACAAGAGATTCTGGATCGgtttgactga
- the LOC115137261 gene encoding C-type lectin domain family 4 member E-like isoform X2 encodes MSEAIHAKPDMTKKVNFDRGEMEERIVDIYVSADTLRDHETSTKTEDVEHTATNGPGDQHTGWNKFESCWYFVSSERKTWSESRQDCVEKGADLVIVNSREKQRFLFSLNKRFWIGLTDRETERSWKWVDGTPLITSYWIIDQPNNGRSLSNFPGEDCVVLKNGQDQPEKTWNAINCTQKRIWICEWCHNNLL; translated from the exons ATGTCTGAGGCCATCCATGCCAAGCCAGACATGACCAAGAAAGTCAATTTTGACAGaggtgagatggaggagaggattgtGGACATCTACGTCAGTGCAGACACCCTGAGGGACCACGAGACCAGCACCAAAACAGAAGATGTAGAACACACTGCAACTAATGGACCGGGAGACCagcacacag GCTGGAACAAGTTTGAATCCTGTTGGTACTTCGTCTCTTCTGAGAGAAAAACCTGGAGTGAgagcagacaggactgtgtggagaAAGGAGCAGACCTGGTGATCGTAAacagcagagagaaacag AGATTTCTCTTTAGCCTCAACAAGAGATTCTGGATCGgtttgactgacagagagactgagaggtccTGGAAATGGGTTGACGGCACACCACTGATAACAAG TTACTGGATAATCGACCAGCCTAATAATGGACGAAGTCTTTCAAACTTTCCGGGGGAGGACTGTGTTGTACTAAAAAATGGACAAGATCAGCCTGAAAAGACATGGAATGCTATAAATTGTACACAAAAACGTATCTGGATTTGTGAGTGGTGTCACAATAACCtcctgtaa
- the LOC115137261 gene encoding C-type lectin domain family 4 member E-like isoform X1, with the protein MSEAIHAKPDMTKKVNFDRGEMEERIVDIYVSADTLRDHETSTKTEDVEHTATNGPGDQHTEPNSTGKRPFLVAAVCLGLLCVLLLAGIIGQSVHCWNKFESCWYFVSSERKTWSESRQDCVEKGADLVIVNSREKQRFLFSLNKRFWIGLTDRETERSWKWVDGTPLITSYWIIDQPNNGRSLSNFPGEDCVVLKNGQDQPEKTWNAINCTQKRIWICEWCHNNLL; encoded by the exons ATGTCTGAGGCCATCCATGCCAAGCCAGACATGACCAAGAAAGTCAATTTTGACAGaggtgagatggaggagaggattgtGGACATCTACGTCAGTGCAGACACCCTGAGGGACCACGAGACCAGCACCAAAACAGAAGATGTAGAACACACTGCAACTAATGGACCGGGAGACCagcacacag AGCCTAATAGCACAGGGAAGAGACCCTTCTTAGTTGCTGCAGTGTGTCTGGGGCTGCTGTGTGTTCTCCTACTGGCTGGGATCATAGGCCAGTCTGTTCACT GCTGGAACAAGTTTGAATCCTGTTGGTACTTCGTCTCTTCTGAGAGAAAAACCTGGAGTGAgagcagacaggactgtgtggagaAAGGAGCAGACCTGGTGATCGTAAacagcagagagaaacag AGATTTCTCTTTAGCCTCAACAAGAGATTCTGGATCGgtttgactgacagagagactgagaggtccTGGAAATGGGTTGACGGCACACCACTGATAACAAG TTACTGGATAATCGACCAGCCTAATAATGGACGAAGTCTTTCAAACTTTCCGGGGGAGGACTGTGTTGTACTAAAAAATGGACAAGATCAGCCTGAAAAGACATGGAATGCTATAAATTGTACACAAAAACGTATCTGGATTTGTGAGTGGTGTCACAATAACCtcctgtaa